The Phoenix dactylifera cultivar Barhee BC4 chromosome 17, palm_55x_up_171113_PBpolish2nd_filt_p, whole genome shotgun sequence genome contains a region encoding:
- the LOC103708225 gene encoding ACT domain-containing protein ACR8-like yields the protein MVFEVLKGEEMEWPAYLDEYEKLVIRMNTPRVVIDNAVCPTATLIQVDSARKHGVLLEAVQVLTDLNLSIKKAYFSSDGRWFMDVFYVTDQFGRKLTDDSVLSYIEQSLASGNTPKASGCRAGDGLMALELTGTDRPGLLSEVFAVLAELQCGVVEAKVWTHNGRIACLLFVRDEGSGEPIVDAHRIHRVESRLRHVLKGDHGVRGAKAAVSSLAVAHTDRRLHQLMFADRDYEHTSPSPAAPPPSVSVQNWVERGYSVVTVQCLDRPKLLFDVVCTLTDMEYVVFHGTIDTDGDRAHQEFYTRHKDGSPISSEAERQRVIQCLQAAIERRASEGLRVELCAVDQPGLLSDVTRTFRENGLLVTRAEVLTKGQMASNVFYVTDATGQPADHDAIEAVRQRIGIDTACLKVEEEQWLQVHRKAAARREEVQSGGGLGLFYLGNLVMRNLYNLGLIRSCS from the exons ATGGTGTTCGAGGTGTTGAAGGGAGAGGAGATGGAATGGCCGGCGTATTTGGACGAGTACGAGAAGCTCGTCATCCGGATGAATACTCCTAG GGTGGTCATCGACAATGCCGTCTGCCCCACTGCGACTCTCATCCAG GTCGACAGCGCGAGGAAGCACGGGGTCCTCCTGGAGGCCGTCCAGGTCCTGACCGACCTCAATCTCTCCATCAAGAAGGCCTACTTCTCCTCCGACGGCCGCTGGTTCATGGACGTCTTCTACGTTACCGACCAGTTCGGCCGCAAGCTCACCGACGACAGCGTCCTCTCCTATATCGAACAg TCTTTGGCGAGTGGGAATACCCCCAAGGCCTCCGGCTGCCGCGCCGGCGACGGCCTGATGGCGCTGGAGCTCACCGGCACGGACCGGCCGGGGCTCCTCTCGGAGGTCTTCGCGGTGCTCGCCGAGCTTCAGTGCGGGGTGGTGGAGGCCAAGGTCTGGACCCACAACGGCCGGATCGCGTGCCTCCTCTTCGTTCGGGACGAGGGCTCCGGTGAGCCCATCGTGGACGCCCACCGGATACATCGCGTCGAATCCCGCCTCCGCCACGTCCTCAAGGGCGACCACGGGGTCCGCGGCGCCAAGGCCGCCGTCTCCTCCCTCGCGGTCGCCCACACCGACCGCCGCCTCCACCAGTTGATGTTCGCCGACCGCGACTACGAGCACACGTCCCCGTCTCCGGCGGCGCCGCCGCCCTCCGTCTCCGTCCAGAACTGGGTGGAGAGGGGCTACTCCGTCGTCACCGTCCAGTGCCTGGACCGCCCCAAGCTACTGTTCGACGTTGTCTGCACTCTTACAGATATGGAGTACGTCGTGTTCCATGGAACCATTGACACTGATGGCGATCGAGCTCACCAG GAGTTCTATACAAGGCACAAAGATGGGAGTCCAATCAGCTCAGAAGCAGAGAGACAGCGAGTGATCCAATGCTTGCAAGCCGCCATTGAGAGGAGAGCATCAGAG GGTTTGAGAGTAGAGCTGTGCGCCGTTGATCAGCCAGGGCTGCTCTCCGATGTCACCCGGACATTCCGGGAGAACGGGCTGTTGGTGACGAGAGCAGAGGTATTGACAAAGGGCCAAATGGCTTCAAATGTATTCTATGTGACCGATGCCACCGGGCAGCCGGCAGATCATGATGCAATTGAGGCTGTGCGGCAGAGGATTGGGATTGACACAGCTTGTCTTAAGGTGGAAGAGGAGCAGTGGCTGCAGGTCCACCGGAAGGCAGCAGCGCGCAGGGAGGAGGTTCAGAGTGGTGGTGGTTTAGGGCTGTTCTATCTGGGGAATCTAGTGATGAGGAATCTGTACAATTTGGGGTTGATTAGATCTTGCTCTTAG